GGAAAAGCTAAAATCCGATAAAGATAAAAGCATAATCATAGGTGATAGTGAAACTGATGTTTTAACAGGAAAAAATGCAGGAATAAAAACGGCGTTAGTTTTACAAGGCTATGGAAATAAAGAGTTTGCATTATCTTTAAATCCGGATTATGTATTAGATAGCTTAAAGTTTATATAACAACTTTGGCAGTAAATTGGCATTTTTTGTAGAATATAAAGAGGAGATCCTTCGGACTTACGTCCTCAGGATGACAGAGAAAGGTTAAATGATAAGCATCAGAAAAGGAATAACCTTATTCCGTCATTCTGAGCGAAGCGAAGAATCTCATGTTTTTATTGAATTTCTCACTCAACATATGACTATAATTTATACAAACAAAGACAAAAGTCAAAAAGGAGCTAACCATGGCTAAAAAATGGCAAACTAAAATTACATTAAACACAAAAGAAGAGACATATATCAGAGGCTATCCGTTAACTCAGATGATTGGAAAGCTTACATTTTCAGAAAGCATTTATCTTTTGTTAAAAGGAGAACTTCCAACAGAAAACGAAAGAAGAATGTTTGATGCAATCTTTACATCTGTAATAGACCATGGAGTTGCACCACCATCTGTTGTAGCACTTAGAAATGTAATCTCCGGTGGAAATCAACTTCACGTTGGCGTTGCAGCGGGTGTTTTAGCTTTTGGAGAATATCATGGTGGAGCTTTAGAAGATGCAATGAAATTCTTTCAAGAATACGCAAAAGATGAAGAGGATATTTATAGACTTGCAGAAAGAATAGCTAAAAAAGCCGTAGAAGAAAAATGGAGAATCTCCGGCTATGGACATAAGTATTACAAAGATTTTGACCCAAGAAGCAAAAAATTGTTAGATTTGGCAAAAGAGCTTGGATTTTATGGTAAATATTGTGAGTTTGCTGTAGCCTTAGAAGATGCAATAGAAAAAATAAAAGGAAAAAAGCTTGTTTTAAACGTAGATGGGGCAATTGCAGCCATTACATCAGATATGGGTTTTGATTACAGACTTGGAAAAGGGTTTTTTATAATCGGAAGAATACCCGGTTTAGTTGCACACGCATTTGAAGAGCTAACAGAAGGAGTTATTTTTAGAAGGCTTGATGAAGAAACAGAAATAGAATACTTAGGAAACCCACCAAGAGAGCTTTGACTGAAAGAGAAAATCTAAAAAGAAATTTAATAATATTTTCAGCTTCTTTATTTCTTTTTATAGCAGGCAATTACTATATTTTTGGAAAGCTTGAAAAGGTCAAAGATGTTTTAAATCCATATGTATTTCTTTTTATACTGAATCTTGACCTAATCTTTTTTATCATCATTTTTGCGTATACCCTAAGATATCTTATAAAAATACTGTTTGAAGAGGGGATTAAAGGAAAGTTAAAAATAAAACTTACACTGATTTTAATCTCCTTTGTTGTTATACCTTCATTAATACTTTTCACAGTTTCAGTATCAATAATTTCAAATGCAACAAATTTATGGTTTGCCGGAAAAGTTGGCAATGCCCTTGGGAAGTTGGATGAGATATTAAGTCAAAACATTCAATCTAATCAAGATTGGCTTTACAGAGTTTATAGACTAATTGATGAAAATAAAATAGACCCAAAAGATGCAGTTGATATTTTTAATCTAAGAACATTGACAATCTATGACATTGACGGAAGATTGATACAATTTTATGGCAAGCCTTATGACAAAGAAGTTTTTGATGCATTGTACAAAGAAGGTTTTAGCGTTTATGAAAATAAAATAGTTTTCAATGGTAAACTAAAAACAAATCAGAAAATAATCCTTGTTTACGAATTTCCAAAAGAGCTTTTATTATCAAAAGAAGACACAGCTTTAATTTTGCAAATTTATAATGACCTAAAAAACTACAAAACACCAATAAGAATAAGCTACATTTTAATTTTACTTACGATTACAATGGCTGTAATTTTTGCCACTGTTTGGTTTAGTAGGTTTATTGTCAATAACATCACAAAACCTGTTGAAGCACTGGTAGAAGGAGCAAAAAGATTATCAGAAGGAGATTTAAACGTAAAAATAAATCTTAAGTCCCAAGATGAGTTTGACATTTTGATTGAAGAATTCAACAGAATGGTTGAAAGATTAAATTTACTGTATAAAAAACTTGAAGAAAGGAACACTATCTTAAGAAAGAATAAAGAATACTTAGAAACAATTTTAAACAACATTAGCACCGGTGTGATATACTCATCGGAAGATGGCAATATCGAAAATATAAACAATGCAGCAACCATTATTTTAGGTCAAGATGTTTTAAATTTTAGAAAAAGCGATATTCAAGAATTTGCAAAATTTTTAAATGTAAATCTTGATAGTAAAAAAGAGCAGATAATAGAAAAAGGCGGTAGAACGCTTATAGTTAAGGTCAGCAACATAAGAGATAAAGGTTATGTTATAGTTTTTGATGACATTACAGATATAATAGCAGCACAAAAACTAAGTATGTGGAAAGATGTGGCACAAAGAATAGCCCATGAAATAAAAAATCCATTAACCCCAATAAAGCTATCGGCAGAAAGAATTCTAAGAAGCTGGAAAAAACAAAATCCAAACTTTGATGAAATCGTTGAAAATTCAGTAAGAATAATCACTCAAGAAACGGACTATTTAGCAAATCTTGTAAGAGAGTTTAATCAGTTTGGAAATTCTTTGTATGGATTAAATCTTCAAGAAATTGATTTATGCAACCTTCTAAGAGAGATCACAGAAAGCTATAAAGATGAAAAATTTAGTATATCTATTGAATGTGAGGGTGATTTTAAGATAAAAGGAGATTTAAAGCTTTTAAAACAAGCATTTATAAATATCGTCCAAAATAGTTATGAAGAGGCAAGCAGTTTAAAAATCTCTGTTTATAAAGAAGACAGCAAGATTAAAATTATCTTTAAAGACAATGGAAAAGGTATTAGCAAAGAAGATGCTGACAAAATATTCTTACCTTACTACTCTAAAAAACCAAAAGGAAGCGGGCTTGGATTATCAATAGCAAAAGAAGTTGTAGAAAAACACAAAGGTAAAATATATGCAGTACCATCTTCTGAAGGTGGTATATTTGTAATAGAGTTAAACATGGAGGCATAAATTGAGAATGTTTGTAAAAATCAACGTTGTTGTTAAGACTGCTTGTAAAAATCCACATCGTCATTCTGAAGCCGGCGAAGAATCTCATACTTTTATTGAATTTCTCACCCGACGTATATCAATGAATATTTCTACAATTTCTTTTTCATTACGAATGTAAGTTAAGAATTCAATAATTTTCAATTTCTCACATAAGGGTATGGTATATAATATTAAAGAAATATAAAACTTTACAGGAGCTTGAAAATTGTTTGATAAGATTTCTCAATCTAAATGGAAGAATATTGTTTTATTTACAACAGTGTTTGCATTTGTAGCAACGTCTATAGTAGCTATAATTGTTTACAAATTAAGTGGTGAAATTAATGGTGTCGCAGAAGTAAATGGCAAAGAAATTCCATTTTATGAGTTTAATTACGCATACGAAATGACAGCAAGAAATATGCAAATGCAAAATCTTGATATTTCTAATCTAAAAGACCAAATAAAAAAAGAAGTTGTAAACGATTTAATAGAAAAAGAACTTTTATATCAAGAAGCAGAAAAGGAAGGAATAACAGCAACTTCAGAGCAGGTAAAAAATGAGATTTTAAAAATTTCTGCATTTCAAGTCAATGGAAAATTTGATAAACAAACATACTTACAAATTATAAACTCTTTTGGATTAACTCCCGATGCCTTTGAAAATATTTTAAGAAAAGAACTATCGATCAATAACTTGAAAACAATTCTGCTATCTACAATCTATGTTAGTGATGAAGAGATAGAAACTTTTACCAAAAAACAACTTACAAGAGTGAGCGGTGAAGCTACTATAATAAAACCGAATGTTCCAGAAATTACAGAAGATATGATAAAAAAGTTTTACGAAGAGCATAAAAAAGATTATTCAGCACAAACAGGAAAAAATATAACAGTTTATAAAATAAATATTCAAAAATTAGGTGATGATAAAGCACAGCAGTTAGCAAAACAGCTATTTACGCAAGCAAAAAGTGGAAATTTACAATCTGTCCCAACAGAAGTTGAGAAAGTTTTTGAAGGAGATGTTTTTTCTAACCAAGAAATTCAAAACTTACCAAAAGAAATTCAAGAAGATGTAAATTCCTTAAATAAAGATAAAAAAGTTTCATTCACTAAAACACAAAATGGGTATTACATTTCATTATTTAATGGAGAATCTTTAAAATCAATACCTTATGAGCAGGTTAGAAATGAAATTAAACAAAAATTAGAAAGAGAGTTATCACAAAAAGCTTTAAAAAATATGCAAAAAACCACTGATATAACACAGCTATTAAAGCAAAATAAAACAGAAAAACAAACTATTTCTGATAACACAATTCAAGAATTGGTTGTCAAATTTGGAATAAAAAGAGAGGATTTAAATAAACTTGCTAACTTAAAAGTTGGAGAGACATCCAAACCAATCTCGACAGAAAATGGAATTTTAATATTCAAGCTAACTGAAATAAAAGAACCGGATAAATCTCAGGTTGATGAAACGAA
The sequence above is drawn from the Sulfurihydrogenibium sp. genome and encodes:
- a CDS encoding citryl-CoA lyase — translated: MAKKWQTKITLNTKEETYIRGYPLTQMIGKLTFSESIYLLLKGELPTENERRMFDAIFTSVIDHGVAPPSVVALRNVISGGNQLHVGVAAGVLAFGEYHGGALEDAMKFFQEYAKDEEDIYRLAERIAKKAVEEKWRISGYGHKYYKDFDPRSKKLLDLAKELGFYGKYCEFAVALEDAIEKIKGKKLVLNVDGAIAAITSDMGFDYRLGKGFFIIGRIPGLVAHAFEELTEGVIFRRLDEETEIEYLGNPPREL
- a CDS encoding ATP-binding protein produces the protein MTERENLKRNLIIFSASLFLFIAGNYYIFGKLEKVKDVLNPYVFLFILNLDLIFFIIIFAYTLRYLIKILFEEGIKGKLKIKLTLILISFVVIPSLILFTVSVSIISNATNLWFAGKVGNALGKLDEILSQNIQSNQDWLYRVYRLIDENKIDPKDAVDIFNLRTLTIYDIDGRLIQFYGKPYDKEVFDALYKEGFSVYENKIVFNGKLKTNQKIILVYEFPKELLLSKEDTALILQIYNDLKNYKTPIRISYILILLTITMAVIFATVWFSRFIVNNITKPVEALVEGAKRLSEGDLNVKINLKSQDEFDILIEEFNRMVERLNLLYKKLEERNTILRKNKEYLETILNNISTGVIYSSEDGNIENINNAATIILGQDVLNFRKSDIQEFAKFLNVNLDSKKEQIIEKGGRTLIVKVSNIRDKGYVIVFDDITDIIAAQKLSMWKDVAQRIAHEIKNPLTPIKLSAERILRSWKKQNPNFDEIVENSVRIITQETDYLANLVREFNQFGNSLYGLNLQEIDLCNLLREITESYKDEKFSISIECEGDFKIKGDLKLLKQAFINIVQNSYEEASSLKISVYKEDSKIKIIFKDNGKGISKEDADKIFLPYYSKKPKGSGLGLSIAKEVVEKHKGKIYAVPSSEGGIFVIELNMEA
- a CDS encoding SurA N-terminal domain-containing protein, whose translation is MFDKISQSKWKNIVLFTTVFAFVATSIVAIIVYKLSGEINGVAEVNGKEIPFYEFNYAYEMTARNMQMQNLDISNLKDQIKKEVVNDLIEKELLYQEAEKEGITATSEQVKNEILKISAFQVNGKFDKQTYLQIINSFGLTPDAFENILRKELSINNLKTILLSTIYVSDEEIETFTKKQLTRVSGEATIIKPNVPEITEDMIKKFYEEHKKDYSAQTGKNITVYKINIQKLGDDKAQQLAKQLFTQAKSGNLQSVPTEVEKVFEGDVFSNQEIQNLPKEIQEDVNSLNKDKKVSFTKTQNGYYISLFNGESLKSIPYEQVRNEIKQKLERELSQKALKNMQKTTDITQLLKQNKTEKQTISDNTIQELVVKFGIKREDLNKLANLKVGETSKPISTENGILIFKLTEIKEPDKSQVDETKKTILPFVKSQKFNDVYQMYVDSLKKKAKIKINKRVLENG